In Zingiber officinale cultivar Zhangliang chromosome 3B, Zo_v1.1, whole genome shotgun sequence, a single window of DNA contains:
- the LOC122054711 gene encoding probable carboxylesterase 12, which yields MASDNNPVIYDYSPYFLVYKDGSVKRLKAEEQTPPGLDPLTNVDSKDIRISVDVSARIYLPPININFTSTKLSLILYFRGGGFCIFSYASPIVHRHLNGLAAVSSSIILSVDYRRAPEHHIPMQYDDCWAALEWVASHRSDAEPWLLDHADYDRVYLAGDSAGGNIVHNLAMRVGSQGLISSYSLKLAGTILLDPYFWGKNLTASEKAADPVLRKKLDQLWGMICPESTAGNDDPRVNPLAAGAPSLADLGCT from the exons ATGGCATCGGACAACAACCCTGTGATCTATGACTACTCTCCTTACTTTCTCGTCTACAAAGACGGCTCTGTCAAGCGGCTCAAGGCGGAGGAGCAAACGCCGCCCGGCCTCGACCCCCTCACTAACGTCGACTCCAAGGATATCCGCATTTCCGTCGATGTCTCCGCCCGCATCTATCTTCCTCCCATCAATATCAACTTTACTAGCACAAAGCTCTCCCTCATCCTCTACTTTCGCGGCGGCGGCTTCTGCATATTCTCTTATGCCTCCCCCATCGTCCACCGCCATCTCAATGGCCTCGCGGCTGTGTCCTCTTCTATCATCCTCTCCGTCGACTACCGTCGCGCACCGGAACACCATATCCCTATGCAATATGATGATTGTTGGGCTGCTCTCGAATGGGTCGCATCCCATCGTAGCGACGCCG AACCGTGGCTCCTCGATCATGCTGACTATGACAGAGTCTACTTAGCCGGCgacagtgccggcggcaacatcgTGCACAACCTGGCTATGCGAGTTGGGTCTCAAGGGCTGATCTCCAGTTATAGCTTGAAGCTAGCGGGGACGATACTACTAGATCCTTACTTCTGGGGGAAAAATCTGACAGCCTCAGAGAAAGCAGCCGATCCAGTATTAAGGAAGAAGTTGGACCAACTGTGGGGAATGATTTGCCCAGAGTCGACGGCCGGGAATGACGACCCGCGCGTGAATCCCTTGGCGGCGGGAGCGCCGAGTTTGGCAGATCTGGGGTGCACGTGA